GATGTACCTCAACCAGAAGGCTGATCATCCATGAAAGCGTTTATGAAGAAATAAAAACAAGATTGGTAAAAGCTTACGGACAGCTGAAAATAGGTAATCCATTGGACGAAACGAACCATGTAGGTCCTTTGATCGATGTAGATGCTGTAAACCAATATGCAGAAGCTATTAAAAAATGTAAAAAAGAAGGCGGAAAGTTCGCTGTTGAAGGTGGTGTTTTAAGCGGAAAAGAATATGAATCAGGCTGCTATGTAAAACCTTGCGTTGCAGAGGTGAAAAACTCTTACGAAATCGTACAACACGAAACTTTTGCACCCATTTTATATCTGATCAAATACAAAACGCTGGAAGAAGCTATTGCTATTCAGAATGATGTTCCGCAAGGACTTTCTTCTGCAATCATGACCCAGAATTTAAGAGAAGCCGAACTGTTCTTATCTCATGCAGGTTCAGACTGCGGTATTGCCAACGTCAATATCGGAACTTCCGGTGCTGAAATCGGTGGTGCTTTCGGTGGAGAAAAAGAAACCGGAGGAGGAAGAGAATCTGGATCAGACGCCTGGAAATACTATATGAGAAGACAAACCAATACTATAAATTATACAGCTCAACTTCCTTTAGCACAAGGGATTAAGTTTGATTTGTAAAAAAATTGGTTTAAGCATTCAAAAAAAAACAATAAAAATTAATAACCTGAATGATTAAATGGCTCATTCACCAGGCCGTTTAATCATTCGCTTATTAAATCACACAACAATTTATTATGGAACAAACATTAGATATAAAAGTAAATAAAGTAAAAGAAACAGTAGGAAAACACGTTTTGGCAGACGGTTTTGATTTCGTGATGGATATTGAAAAATCTCACGGATCATGGCTTTACGACAAACTTACTGATAGAGAATATCTGGATATGTTCTCTATGTTCGCATCTGCTTCCATTGGATACAATCACCCTTATCTTCTAGAAAGATCAGAATGGCTGGGAAGAATGGCAGTTAACAAACCCACTTTGGCAGACGTTTACTCAGAAGAATATGCTCATTTTTTAGAGGTATTTGAAAGAGTAGTTATCCCTGAAGAATTACAATATGCTTTCTTTATCGAAGGTGGAGCTCTGGGCGTTGAAAATGCAATGAAAGCATGCTTCGACTGGAAAACCCGCAAAAATTTTGAAAAAGGACTTCAGACAGAAGCCGGAATTTGTATTCACTTCAAACAGGCTTTCCATGGAAGAAGTGGATATACTTTAAGCCTTACCAATACTTCAGATCCAAGAAAATACCAGTATTTTCCCATGTTTGAATGGCCAAGAATTTTAAATCCAAAACTGACATTCCCTATCACAGAAGAAAATCTTGAAGAAACCATCAAGAATGAAAACCTTGCTCTATTACAGATTGAGGAAGCTATTTTGATGAACCCGGACAAGGTAGCGTGTATCATCATAGAACCTATTCAGGCAGAAGGAGGAGACAACCATTTCAGAGATGAATTTTTAGTGGGCCTAAGAAAAATCTGTGATGATAATGAAATCTTATTAATCTTCGACGAAGTGCAGACAGGGATTGCCATTACAGGAAAAATGTGGGCCTTCCAGCATTTCACTGCAAAGCCGGACATTATTTCGTTCGGTAAAAAAGCGCAGGTTTGCGGAGTGTTGGCCAACAAAGAAAAGTTTGACGAAGTTCCGAATAACGTGTTCAGAGAAAGCTCCAGGATCAACTCTACATTTGGAGGGAACTTTATAGATATGCTTCGTTTCCAGTTGGTAATGGAAGTCATTGAAAAAGAAAATCTTGTAGAAAATGCAAGAGTAGTAGGTAATTATCTGTTGGAAAGCCTTAAAGCTTTAGCTGAAAAATATCCTGAAAAAATTTCCAATGCAAGAGGAAGAGGTTTAATGTGTGCTATTGACCTTCCATCAGGAGCACAGAGAAACCTTCTGATGAATGAGCTTTTCAAGGATGGTTTGATCATTCTTCCATGTGGAGATCAGACCCTGCGTTTCAGACCCCACCTGAACGTTACCAAAGAAGAAATTCAATTGGCATTAGATAAGATTGAAGACAATATTAATAAAATTTAACCCGAAAAGATTTGTAATTCTCAACGAAATATTGTATTTTTAGATATTCAAACAATTAGAATATGGAAAGAAGCACGAGAGTATCGGTTTATGAAAGTGATAACCCTTCAGAAATTCAGTTGGTTAAGTCTAAATTGGATGATGCACAAATTACAAACACCGTTGAGAACAATTATCTTACATTCACTACCACACCTACAGCGACATCGCTGAAAGTAATGGTAGATCTGGAAGATGAAAAAAAAGCATTTGAAATTATAGATGCTTATCTTCAACAAAATGAAAATTAATAAAACAATTTCATAATTTTAAATTTTACTACTTCGAACCGAAAATTAATTTTAATTAGTTTTCGGTTTTTTTAATTAATCATATAATCTTAACAATTAAGAGATTAAAAAGATTAAATAAATAGAAGGGGCAGCACTTGCTTTTAATGATTCTGGTCTTTAGCAGGTTTCTGGCTTTGTGAATTTATCAATCTTTTAAACTCTTGATCAACTTTTTAGCACATAATAATAAAATGAATTCAGAAATCAAACTGAGAAAAACGGAAATTGAAGACAGAGACATTATTTGGGGAATTATCCAGCAGTCTATTGAAAGAAGAAGACAGGATGGAAGTACACAATGGCAGAATGGCTATCCTAACCTTGAGACAGTAGAAAGTGATATCGCTAAAGGATTCGGATATGTTCTTTGTGTAGATGACGAAATTGCAGTGTATGCAGCACTGATTTTAAATGACGAGCCGGCTTACAGCAAAATTGAAGGAACCTGGCTGAGCAACGGAGAATTTGTGGTGGTTCACAGAGTGGCTGTAGATGAGAAATTTGCAGGGCAGGGAATGGTGAAAAAACTTTTTGACCATATTGAAGACTTTACCAGATCCCATGGAATCCAGAGTGTAAAAGTAGATACTAATCATGATAATATGGCTATGCTCAAAATCCTTGAAGGTAAAGGATATTCCTATTGTGGAGAAGTTCTTCTGGCCGGGGGAATGAGGAAAGCTTTTGAGAAGATTATAATTTGAGCAAAAAGTTAAATCTATTCTCATTGAATTTTTAAAACACCCTGTATTTATAATCTCTATCAAGTTTGTTCGTTTGGTTCCGAACTAATATTTACATTTGCTGAAATTTTTATATTATGCACCAAAGTATAGAAGTTGATGAAAAAATATTTCAGGATGCTGTAAAATTCTATGGCACCATTTTCAACCTACCCCCATTAGCCTCGAAAATCTATTCCTACCTTCTTTTTGATTATGAGAAAGTAGGAATTACTTTTGATGAGTTTGTGGAAGTGCTTTCAGCAAGTAAAAGCTCTGTTTCTACAAGTATTTCGCTGTTACTTAATGCGGAACTTATTATAGATCACAACAAAATGGATGAGCGGAAACGGTATTTTTTCCTCAATGATGAATACAAGAAAATACGATTCGAGAAAATAGTTCAAAAAATGCAGGACGAATTAAAACTACTAGATGATTTAGACAACTTTAAAAAAAGTAAAGACGATGGATACAACGAAAGAATAGAACATTACAAAACACTCTTAAACAAAAACATAGAAAATATTCAGGAATCTCTTAATAAACTATAAAATGAATAATAAGCTAGTTATACTTTCTATTGCAGCGTTTTCACTGACTGCCTGCAAAAAAGAAGCTCCGAAACAGGATGGTGCAAAGCCATTTCCTGTGGTTTCTGTGGAGTCAAAAAATATAGTAGGTTATCAGACGTTTCCGGCTACCATCCAGGGCAGGGTAAACAATGATGTACGTGCAAAAATACAGGGGTATATTACTCAGGTATTGGTAGATGAAGGACAATATGTATCAAAAGGACAGCCCCTGTTCCGTCTGGAAACCAATATTCTGAATGAAAATGCAGCCGCTTCCAAGGCAGGTATTGGTGCCGCCGAGTCTACAATTGCCGCTGCTCAGGCTTCTGTAAATGCTGCTCAGGTTGAAGTAAACAAACTCAAACCTCTGGTTCAGAAAAATATTATCAGTAACGTACAGCTGCAGACTGCTCAGGCTAATCTTGCTCAGGCTCAGGCTCAGCTTCAACAGGCCAATGCAGCTAAAAGACAGGCAGAAGCCAATTATAAAGGGGTAGAAGCCAACATCGAATATTCTATTATCCGTGCCCCTATTTCAGGAGTGATCGGAAGACTTCCGTTAAAAGTAGGAAGTTTGGTTGGGCCGTCGGATCAGACTCCTTTGACAACCATTTCTGATACCTCTCAGATCTTTGCGTACTTCGCGATGAATGAAAAAGAGTATTTTAATTTCCTTGAAAAATCTCCGGGAGCTTCTATGCCTGAGAAGATCAAAAACTTACCAATGGTGGAGCTTCAGCTGGCCAATGGAAGCATGTATCCAGAAAAGGGCAGAATTGAAGCTATTACCGGGCAGATCGACCCTACCACAGGGACCATTCAGTTCAGAGTTGCCTTCTCCAACGCTCAGAAATTATTAAGCAATGGTAACAGTGGAACCATCAGATTCCCTCAGCATTATGATAATGTATTGGTAGTTCCTGAAAGCGCTACTTATGAGCAGCAAGGTATTGTTTACGTATACAAAGTAGAAAAAGATACGGCCAAGAATGTTGTGATTAATGTGATTGACAGAATTGATAATATGGCTCTTGTAAAATCTGGAGTTAACAAAGGTGAAGTCATCATTGCAGCTGGTATCGGAGGACTGAAACCGGGAACAGCAGTGAAGCCGAAGCCAATCAAAATGGATAGTCTTGTTCAATCAATAAAACCGAAATTCTAATGATAAAAAACTTTATTAACAGACCGGTTTTATCCACGGTAATCTCAATTTTGATTGTGATTCTCGGTGTGCTGGGACTGATCTCGTTACCGGTTACGCAGTATCCGGACATTGCACCTCCCACAGTAAGTGTTACAGCGAACTATACAGGGGCCAATGCGGAAACTGTAATGAAAAGTGTGGTAGTTCCTCTGGAAGAGCAGATCAACGGGGTGGAAGGAATGGATTATATCACTTCTTCTGCAGGAAATGACGGTTCTGCCCAAATCCAGGTTTTCTTCAAACAGGGAATTGACCCGGATATTGCAGCAGTAAACGTACAGAACCGTGTTGCCAGAGCAACGCCTCTGTTACCTTCTGAAGTAACACGTTCCGGTGTTGTAACTCAAAAACAACAGACCAGTGCCCTGATGTATATGTCGTTCTATTCCGAAAATAAGGACCTTGACGATGTGTATCTTCAGAACTTCTTAAATATCAACATTATTCCAAACCTGAAAAGGGTAAATGGAGTAGGAGATGCCAACGTTTTCGGAGGTAAAAACTACTCGATGAGAATCTGGCTGGATCCCGCAAAAATGGCCGCTTACGGAGTAACACCTACCGATGTTACCAATGCGATCAATGAGCAGAGTAGAGAAGCCGCTGCAGGTTCTATTGGCCAGAACAGCGGAAGTTCTTTTGAATATATCATTAAGTATGTAGGTAAATTCAACGACAAAGAGCAGTATGATAATATCATCATCAAATCTCTTGCAAACGGACAAAACCTGATGCTGAAAGATGTAGCCAAAGTGGAGCTGGCAGGTCAGTCATATACAGGAATCGGGGAGAACGGAAATTCACCCTCCATCAGTATGGGGATCTTCCAGACGCCAGGTTCCAATGCCCAGGAAATTATTAAAAATATCAAAACTTATCTGAAATCAGCAGAAAGTACTTTCCCTAAGGGAATCAAATATACATTCAACTTTGATACCAATGAATTCCTTGATGCTTCCATTGAAAAAGTGGTACATACCCTTATTGAAGCATTTATCCTGGTATTCATTGTAGTATATATATTCCTTCAGGATTTCAGATCTACACTGATTCCGGCCATTGCGGTTCCTGTATCTATTGTAGGAGCGTTTTTCTTCCTGAATCTTTTTGGATATTCATTAAACTTACTTACTTTATTTGCATTGGTACTTGCCATCGGGATTGTGGTGGATGATGCCATCGTCGTCGTCGAGGCCGTTCACGCTAAGATGGAGCATGGTATTTCAGATGCCAAAAAAGCAACTGTAGAAGCGATGGATGAGATTACAGGGGCTATTATTTCTATTACTTTGGTAATGGCTGCGGTATTTATCCCGGTGACGTTTATTACGGGTCCTACAGGGGTGTTCTACCAACAGTTTGGTATTACGCTGATTATAGCGATTATCATTTCTGCTATTAATGCATTAACGTTGAGCCCTGTTTTATGTTCATTATTCTTAAAACCTCACGAAGAGCATCATACAGAATATAAGAACTTAAACCTGCTACAGAAGTTTTTCTATAAATTTAATATCGCTTTTAAAACAACTACTGAACGTTACGGAAGAGGATTTGTATTCCTGTTAAGACATAAATGGGTAACCCTGATTATTTTCGCTGTTACCGGAGGGATCTTATTCTGGGCAAGCAGCAGTATGAAGAAAGGGTTTGTACCTACAGAAGACAGAGGGATTATCTTTACAGATGTTCAGCTTCCTCCGGGAGCTTCTATGGAAAGAACTTACAACACCTTGAAAACACTTCAGGCCAAAGCATTGAAAGTTCCGGGAGTACAGAACGTAACGATTTCTACAGGTAGAGGATTCTTATCCGGAAATGGGAGTAATAATGGTCTTGCCTTTATTAAACTAAAACCATTCGAAGAAAGGAAAAAAGATGGACAGACTTCTGATGATATTACCAAAAGATTATTTGGAATTGTAGGGGCCGTTCCTGATGCCAAAGTTGTATTCTTTCAGCCGCCAAGTGTACCGGGATTTGGTAACAGTGCTGGTTTTGAAATGGTATTGCTGGACAAATCAGGTGGAGAATATGCTGATCTGGATAATAAAACCAATGAGTTCATCGGTAAGCTGATGCAGAGACCGGAGATTCAGTTTGCTCAGACTTCATTCAATACAAAATATCCCCAGTATCAAATGGACATCAATGTTCCGTTAGCAAAGCAGCTTGGAGTTTCCGTAAGTGATATCCTTGCTACGATGCAGGGGTATATAGGAGGAATCTATACTGCTGACTTTACGAAATACGGAAAGCAGTTCAGAGTAATGGTTCAGGCTCTTCCGGATAATAGAAAAAGTATTGATAACCTGAACGAGCTTTATGTAAGAACGGGTTCAGGAGTAATGTCGCCGATCTCGCAGTTTGTAACCCTTACCAAAGCATACGGACCACAATCTGTAAGCCGTTATAACCTGTTTACCTCAGTGAAGGTAACGGGAGCAAACTCTGAAGGGTACAGTTCCGGGGATGCCATTACCGCTGTGCAGCAGGTAGCCAATGAAACCCTTAATCAAAACTACGCAGTAGAATTTACCGGGTTAACCAGAGAAGAATTAAATTCAGGATCTCAGACGCTTCTTATTTTTGGGCTTAGTTTGATCTTCGTTTATTTTATCCTTTCTGCACAGTATGAAAGTTATATTCTTCCGTTGATCGTTATTATCTCTCTTCCTCTTGGGGTAATGGGAGCTTACTTCGGACAGAAAATTATGGGATTGGAAAATAATATTTATTTCCAGATCGCCCTGATCATGCTTGTGGGACTACTGGCGAAAAATGCAATTCTTATTGTCGAATTTGCTGTTCAGAGAAGACATCATGGTGAAACGATTGTAATGTCAGCCATCAATGCCGCTAAAGCCAGAGTAAGACCTATTCTAATGACATCTTTCGCCTTTATCTTCGGTTTACTGCCGTTAGTTCTGGCAAGTGGAATCGGGGCAGTAGGTAACAGATCTATTGCTACGGGTGCCGCAATCGGGCTATTGATAGGAACTATTTTAGGGTTATTTGTAATTCCTGTTCTGTATGTGATCTTTGAAACACTACAGGAAAAAATTAAACCTATCAAAAAAGAAGAAATCAATTTAGCTGAATAAAAAATAATGATTCACATCTTAGAAGTTAGGCTTAGTTACCAAACTAAAACTAACTTCTAATTTCTGGATTCTAACTTCTAATTTTAAATAATGAAGAGTTTATTAAACATCATAAAAGGAATCACTTTTTCAGTTTTCATACTCGGAGCTATCTCGTCCTGTATGGCGAGAAAAGAATATGAAAGACCGAAAGACGTTGTGGACGAAAAGCTTTTCCGCACAGATATGCTTCCTTCTGACAGTACCAATATGGCTGATATCTCATGGAAAGAGATTTTTACCGATCCAATACTGCAGGGACATATTTCTAAAGCTTTAGACAACAACTTAGATATCAGAATTGCTCTGCAAAGTATCGGTTCCGCAGAAGCTTATCTTAAGCAAAGTAAAGCAGCCTATCAGCCTACACTTTCTATAGGACCTAATTATACATTCCAGACTCAGTCTATTAACACCCAGTTTGGGCAGATTATCGGATCGAGACGTTATGTGAACCAGTACGACATTACGGCGAGTATTGGATGGGAAGCAGATATCTGGGGTAAACTGAAAGCACAGGAAAAAGCACAGCTAGCCACTTATTTAGGGACAGTTGCAGCACACAAAGCAGTAAAAAGCAGCCTTGTTTCTTCTATTGCTTCGGCTTATTATCAGCTGTTGACATTTGACTCACAGAAGAAGATTATTTCAGAAACCATTGCCGTACGCGAGAAGAATCTGGAAACTACCAAAGCTTTAAAAATTTCAGGTACCGTTACAGAAGTAGCAGTACAGCAGAGTGCAGCACTTGTTTTCAATGCAAAATCTCTGCTGATTGACATTGATACCCAGATTCAATTGCTTGAAAATACAATGAGTCTTTTGATGGGGGAGCCGTCTCATGCTATTGAAAGATCTACATTAGAAAGTCAAAAACTTCCAATTGATTTGAAACTTGGTTACCCTGCGCAGTTATTAGCTAACCGTCCGGATGTAATGAGAGCAGAATATAATCTGATGAATACTTTTGAATTAACGAATGCTGCCAAGGCCCAGTTTTATCCGACCCTGAAACTTACTGGAAGTGGAGGATTACAGTCTGTAGATATTGATCACCTTTTCAGTGTGAATTCATTATTTGCCAATGTAGTGGCCGGATTAGCACAGCCTATTTTAAACAAAAGACAGATTAAGACGAACTATGATGTAAGTCTTGCTAATCAGGAAACAGCTTATTTAAACTTTAGAAAAACCGTTCTTACTGCTGGAAAAGAAGTTTCTGATGCCATCAGAGTATTCTCGGTACAGGATTCTTTTATTGAATTAAAAGAAAATGAACTGGATGCCTATAAAAAATCCGTTGACTATTCTCAGGAATTGGTAAACTATGGAATGGCAAACTATCTTGAAGTATTAAATGCAAGTGTTAACTCATTGAATGCAGAACTTAATATCTCCAATGCCCGATACAGCAAAATGAAAGCTGCTGTAGAGCTTTATCAGGCTTTAGGCGGTGGCTGGAAGTAAAA
This genomic window from Chryseobacterium sp. MEBOG06 contains:
- the lat gene encoding L-lysine 6-transaminase; the encoded protein is MEQTLDIKVNKVKETVGKHVLADGFDFVMDIEKSHGSWLYDKLTDREYLDMFSMFASASIGYNHPYLLERSEWLGRMAVNKPTLADVYSEEYAHFLEVFERVVIPEELQYAFFIEGGALGVENAMKACFDWKTRKNFEKGLQTEAGICIHFKQAFHGRSGYTLSLTNTSDPRKYQYFPMFEWPRILNPKLTFPITEENLEETIKNENLALLQIEEAILMNPDKVACIIIEPIQAEGGDNHFRDEFLVGLRKICDDNEILLIFDEVQTGIAITGKMWAFQHFTAKPDIISFGKKAQVCGVLANKEKFDEVPNNVFRESSRINSTFGGNFIDMLRFQLVMEVIEKENLVENARVVGNYLLESLKALAEKYPEKISNARGRGLMCAIDLPSGAQRNLLMNELFKDGLIILPCGDQTLRFRPHLNVTKEEIQLALDKIEDNINKI
- a CDS encoding DUF2007 domain-containing protein; translation: MERSTRVSVYESDNPSEIQLVKSKLDDAQITNTVENNYLTFTTTPTATSLKVMVDLEDEKKAFEIIDAYLQQNEN
- a CDS encoding GNAT family N-acetyltransferase encodes the protein MNSEIKLRKTEIEDRDIIWGIIQQSIERRRQDGSTQWQNGYPNLETVESDIAKGFGYVLCVDDEIAVYAALILNDEPAYSKIEGTWLSNGEFVVVHRVAVDEKFAGQGMVKKLFDHIEDFTRSHGIQSVKVDTNHDNMAMLKILEGKGYSYCGEVLLAGGMRKAFEKIII
- a CDS encoding transcriptional regulator, which translates into the protein MHQSIEVDEKIFQDAVKFYGTIFNLPPLASKIYSYLLFDYEKVGITFDEFVEVLSASKSSVSTSISLLLNAELIIDHNKMDERKRYFFLNDEYKKIRFEKIVQKMQDELKLLDDLDNFKKSKDDGYNERIEHYKTLLNKNIENIQESLNKL
- a CDS encoding efflux RND transporter periplasmic adaptor subunit gives rise to the protein MNNKLVILSIAAFSLTACKKEAPKQDGAKPFPVVSVESKNIVGYQTFPATIQGRVNNDVRAKIQGYITQVLVDEGQYVSKGQPLFRLETNILNENAAASKAGIGAAESTIAAAQASVNAAQVEVNKLKPLVQKNIISNVQLQTAQANLAQAQAQLQQANAAKRQAEANYKGVEANIEYSIIRAPISGVIGRLPLKVGSLVGPSDQTPLTTISDTSQIFAYFAMNEKEYFNFLEKSPGASMPEKIKNLPMVELQLANGSMYPEKGRIEAITGQIDPTTGTIQFRVAFSNAQKLLSNGNSGTIRFPQHYDNVLVVPESATYEQQGIVYVYKVEKDTAKNVVINVIDRIDNMALVKSGVNKGEVIIAAGIGGLKPGTAVKPKPIKMDSLVQSIKPKF
- a CDS encoding efflux RND transporter permease subunit; amino-acid sequence: MIKNFINRPVLSTVISILIVILGVLGLISLPVTQYPDIAPPTVSVTANYTGANAETVMKSVVVPLEEQINGVEGMDYITSSAGNDGSAQIQVFFKQGIDPDIAAVNVQNRVARATPLLPSEVTRSGVVTQKQQTSALMYMSFYSENKDLDDVYLQNFLNINIIPNLKRVNGVGDANVFGGKNYSMRIWLDPAKMAAYGVTPTDVTNAINEQSREAAAGSIGQNSGSSFEYIIKYVGKFNDKEQYDNIIIKSLANGQNLMLKDVAKVELAGQSYTGIGENGNSPSISMGIFQTPGSNAQEIIKNIKTYLKSAESTFPKGIKYTFNFDTNEFLDASIEKVVHTLIEAFILVFIVVYIFLQDFRSTLIPAIAVPVSIVGAFFFLNLFGYSLNLLTLFALVLAIGIVVDDAIVVVEAVHAKMEHGISDAKKATVEAMDEITGAIISITLVMAAVFIPVTFITGPTGVFYQQFGITLIIAIIISAINALTLSPVLCSLFLKPHEEHHTEYKNLNLLQKFFYKFNIAFKTTTERYGRGFVFLLRHKWVTLIIFAVTGGILFWASSSMKKGFVPTEDRGIIFTDVQLPPGASMERTYNTLKTLQAKALKVPGVQNVTISTGRGFLSGNGSNNGLAFIKLKPFEERKKDGQTSDDITKRLFGIVGAVPDAKVVFFQPPSVPGFGNSAGFEMVLLDKSGGEYADLDNKTNEFIGKLMQRPEIQFAQTSFNTKYPQYQMDINVPLAKQLGVSVSDILATMQGYIGGIYTADFTKYGKQFRVMVQALPDNRKSIDNLNELYVRTGSGVMSPISQFVTLTKAYGPQSVSRYNLFTSVKVTGANSEGYSSGDAITAVQQVANETLNQNYAVEFTGLTREELNSGSQTLLIFGLSLIFVYFILSAQYESYILPLIVIISLPLGVMGAYFGQKIMGLENNIYFQIALIMLVGLLAKNAILIVEFAVQRRHHGETIVMSAINAAKARVRPILMTSFAFIFGLLPLVLASGIGAVGNRSIATGAAIGLLIGTILGLFVIPVLYVIFETLQEKIKPIKKEEINLAE
- a CDS encoding efflux transporter outer membrane subunit: MKSLLNIIKGITFSVFILGAISSCMARKEYERPKDVVDEKLFRTDMLPSDSTNMADISWKEIFTDPILQGHISKALDNNLDIRIALQSIGSAEAYLKQSKAAYQPTLSIGPNYTFQTQSINTQFGQIIGSRRYVNQYDITASIGWEADIWGKLKAQEKAQLATYLGTVAAHKAVKSSLVSSIASAYYQLLTFDSQKKIISETIAVREKNLETTKALKISGTVTEVAVQQSAALVFNAKSLLIDIDTQIQLLENTMSLLMGEPSHAIERSTLESQKLPIDLKLGYPAQLLANRPDVMRAEYNLMNTFELTNAAKAQFYPTLKLTGSGGLQSVDIDHLFSVNSLFANVVAGLAQPILNKRQIKTNYDVSLANQETAYLNFRKTVLTAGKEVSDAIRVFSVQDSFIELKENELDAYKKSVDYSQELVNYGMANYLEVLNASVNSLNAELNISNARYSKMKAAVELYQALGGGWK